One Paenibacillus crassostreae DNA segment encodes these proteins:
- the dnaI gene encoding primosomal protein DnaI yields the protein MESLGKLLKQMKNPSFQRQQQEIEDEVFNHPKIKELRRQHPELSDAHLRINMSLLYLYINDKRNCENCPGLDNCPNDFKGHYSKLEVHTVNGETVLYERKVPCAKFISKQHDDQVKKRIRSFYVDERALNEGYKEVEIMGKDRLRAPAVQQVFQYIRDTKENGLSTRGMYLYGSFGTGKTFMMSYMLHELAIAGFTGVIVYMPEFVEDLKSLMMDNVKLKETTEIMKNCDLLIFDDIGAENLNPWARDHIMGSILNYRMNRKPTFYTSNYNLESLEKHLSFTNKDGEEGYKGQRLMDRIAPFVEVVNLHGENHRGNGR from the coding sequence GTGGAGTCTTTAGGTAAACTGCTTAAGCAGATGAAGAATCCTTCTTTCCAACGTCAGCAACAAGAGATTGAAGATGAGGTATTTAATCATCCGAAGATCAAAGAATTGCGTAGACAGCATCCTGAGTTGAGTGATGCACATCTACGTATCAATATGAGTCTTCTGTATCTTTACATTAATGACAAACGTAACTGTGAGAATTGTCCGGGGCTTGATAATTGCCCCAATGATTTTAAGGGTCATTACAGTAAGCTTGAGGTGCATACAGTAAATGGCGAGACTGTTTTGTACGAACGGAAGGTTCCTTGCGCAAAGTTTATTTCTAAACAGCATGATGATCAAGTGAAGAAACGGATTCGCAGCTTTTATGTTGATGAGCGTGCCTTGAATGAGGGCTATAAAGAAGTGGAAATTATGGGTAAGGATCGATTGCGTGCACCTGCGGTACAGCAAGTGTTTCAATATATCCGTGACACGAAGGAGAATGGTCTATCCACACGTGGAATGTACCTGTATGGTTCTTTTGGAACGGGGAAAACATTCATGATGAGTTATATGCTGCATGAACTGGCGATTGCGGGATTCACAGGAGTCATTGTTTATATGCCAGAGTTCGTAGAGGATCTGAAATCATTAATGATGGATAATGTAAAGCTGAAGGAAACGACTGAAATCATGAAGAATTGTGATCTGCTTATTTTCGATGATATCGGAGCAGAGAACTTGAATCCATGGGCTCGTGATCACATCATGGGATCTATTCTGAATTATCGAATGAATCGTAAGCCTACGTTTTATACTTCGAATTATAATCTTGAGAGTCTAGAGAAACATCTTAGCTTTACGAACAAGGATGGGGAAGAAGGCTATAAAGGCCAGCGTTTAATGGATCGAATAGCGCCCTTTGTAGAAGTTGTAAATCTACATGGGGAGAACCATCGTGGCAACGGAAGGTAG
- the mqnE gene encoding aminofutalosine synthase MqnE: MSTITTANTDLQMAAIIAKVQSGERLTIEDGIYLYQTDDLLTLGQLANQVNLRKNGKKVYFIENMSLYFTNVCESYCAFCNFRKDQGEEGSYTLSGEEMVEHVNKHIHPGIREFHIVGGHNTHVPFQYYVDSLQTLTDHYPDVTLKAYTAAEIEFFTRISGLSTTEVLKKLQQAGLKSLTGGGAEILSDQYRQKMKVDKANVEQYLDVHRAAHQLGMKTHTTMLYGSIESHEDRIRHMVQIRELQDETNGFMVFIPLSMQPKNKNAGIMRRNSAYEDLKTIAISRLMIDNIDHIKAYFINIGAQLTQMALSFGASDVHGTIINERISHAAGALTPEGLTRKELIWLIKGAGRIPVERDTFYNEIQVYE; the protein is encoded by the coding sequence TTGTCTACAATTACTACCGCTAATACAGACTTACAAATGGCGGCCATTATAGCAAAGGTTCAATCAGGTGAACGTTTAACGATTGAAGACGGAATCTACCTATATCAGACTGATGATCTATTGACGCTAGGCCAACTTGCCAATCAGGTTAACCTGCGAAAAAATGGAAAAAAGGTGTATTTCATTGAAAATATGAGCCTTTACTTTACCAATGTATGTGAATCCTATTGTGCCTTCTGTAACTTCCGCAAAGATCAAGGAGAAGAAGGTTCTTATACTCTCTCCGGTGAAGAAATGGTAGAACATGTGAACAAACATATTCACCCTGGTATCCGAGAATTTCACATTGTAGGGGGTCATAACACCCATGTGCCTTTCCAATATTATGTGGATTCTTTACAGACCTTAACAGATCATTATCCAGATGTTACTTTAAAAGCATATACTGCAGCCGAAATCGAATTCTTCACACGCATAAGTGGACTCAGTACTACAGAGGTCCTTAAGAAGCTTCAGCAAGCTGGATTGAAGTCTTTAACAGGTGGCGGAGCTGAGATTCTGTCTGATCAATATCGTCAAAAAATGAAAGTAGATAAAGCTAACGTAGAGCAATATTTAGATGTTCATCGTGCTGCCCATCAGTTAGGGATGAAGACACACACAACTATGTTGTATGGATCTATTGAAAGCCATGAAGATCGAATTAGACATATGGTTCAAATCCGTGAACTTCAAGATGAAACGAATGGTTTCATGGTATTCATTCCGCTATCTATGCAACCTAAGAATAAGAATGCCGGAATTATGCGGCGAAATTCAGCTTATGAGGATCTGAAGACCATTGCTATAAGCCGATTAATGATCGATAATATCGATCATATCAAAGCATATTTCATTAATATCGGTGCTCAATTAACACAAATGGCATTAAGTTTCGGCGCATCTGACGTTCATGGAACCATTATAAATGAACGGATTAGTCATGCAGCTGGGGCTTTAACTCCAGAAGGTTTGACACGCAAGGAATTAATTTGGCTTATTAAAGGTGCAGGACGAATCCCTGTAGAACGCGATACTTTTTATAATGAAATACAGGTATATGAATAA
- the trxA gene encoding thioredoxin: MAIVNVSDQSFSTEVEGQGTVLVDFWAPWCGPCKMIAPILEDLSTDLGDTVKIAKVNVDENPETASKFGVMSIPTLIFFKDGQPVDKVVGLNSKEALKNMISKHQ, from the coding sequence ATGGCTATTGTTAATGTATCCGACCAGTCCTTTTCTACTGAAGTGGAAGGTCAAGGGACGGTTTTAGTTGATTTCTGGGCACCTTGGTGTGGTCCATGTAAGATGATTGCTCCAATTCTTGAAGATCTCTCTACTGATCTAGGTGATACTGTAAAGATCGCTAAAGTGAATGTTGATGAGAATCCAGAAACAGCATCTAAATTTGGTGTTATGAGTATTCCAACATTGATTTTCTTCAAAGATGGTCAACCTGTAGATAAAGTGGTTGGTTTGAATTCGAAGGAAGCATTGAAGAACATGATTTCCAAACATCAATAA
- a CDS encoding YqzM family protein gives MEANVHLQDPREHVNEEPRDDFGDLMAGFGGMFLFMAVLFFGMVIIKFIITG, from the coding sequence ATGGAAGCAAATGTACATTTACAAGATCCGCGTGAACATGTAAATGAAGAACCGCGTGATGATTTTGGGGATTTAATGGCTGGTTTTGGTGGGATGTTCTTATTTATGGCCGTTCTTTTCTTCGGTATGGTTATTATCAAGTTCATTATCACTGGCTAG
- a CDS encoding YuiB family protein, which translates to MQFIPVIVLMVLFFVMMFGIGFILNMLMKTTWFPCYLFVIVILPVVVYSLWDHDMSLWTHLASFHIVDYLTGVAGLIGAYISGWAIKKLRQGGYTMF; encoded by the coding sequence ATGCAATTTATCCCTGTAATCGTCTTGATGGTATTATTCTTTGTGATGATGTTCGGTATTGGTTTTATTCTTAATATGTTAATGAAGACAACTTGGTTTCCTTGTTACTTATTTGTGATTGTGATATTACCTGTGGTTGTATATTCTTTATGGGATCATGATATGTCGCTTTGGACGCATCTTGCTTCATTCCACATCGTTGATTATTTAACGGGAGTTGCGGGTTTGATAGGGGCTTATATTAGTGGTTGGGCGATAAAGAAACTTCGCCAAGGTGGGTATACGATGTTCTGA
- the sda gene encoding sporulation histidine kinase inhibitor Sda: MAILTDEMLLDSYHLAIQLRLESDFITLLLTEIHKRNLGFII; this comes from the coding sequence TTGGCTATATTAACAGATGAGATGTTACTAGACTCTTATCATTTAGCCATTCAATTAAGGCTAGAGAGTGATTTCATAACGCTATTATTAACCGAAATTCACAAACGTAATCTTGGATTTATAATATAA
- the hemQ gene encoding hydrogen peroxide-dependent heme synthase: MSDVAQTLEGWYSLHDLRSIDWEAWKSADDEDRAMALDELQAFLQEWSHVESAKKGSSTVYSIVGQKADFIFMHLRETLEDLNAVETAFNKTMFAKYTTKAYSYVSVVELSNYMHMSTGGDPMENPEIVARLKPILPKNKYICFYPMNKKRDLGDNWYMLSMDERRSLMRSHGLIGRSYAGRVKQIITGSVGLDDWEWGVTLFSEDALQFKKLVYEMRFDEVSARYGEFGAFYVGSLLNEQSFENMLKL, encoded by the coding sequence ATGAGCGATGTAGCACAAACACTTGAAGGTTGGTATTCCCTTCATGACTTACGTTCCATAGATTGGGAAGCATGGAAATCTGCTGATGATGAAGACCGTGCTATGGCACTCGATGAGCTTCAAGCTTTTCTACAGGAATGGAGTCATGTAGAATCTGCGAAAAAGGGAAGCAGTACAGTGTACTCTATTGTCGGTCAGAAAGCTGACTTCATATTTATGCATCTACGCGAAACGCTAGAAGATTTGAATGCTGTTGAAACTGCCTTTAATAAAACAATGTTTGCAAAATATACAACCAAAGCTTATTCATATGTAAGTGTAGTTGAATTAAGTAATTATATGCATATGTCAACCGGTGGAGATCCAATGGAGAACCCCGAAATTGTCGCAAGACTTAAACCTATTCTTCCAAAGAATAAATACATTTGCTTCTATCCAATGAACAAGAAACGTGATCTTGGAGATAACTGGTACATGCTCAGCATGGATGAACGACGTTCATTGATGCGTAGCCATGGATTGATAGGCCGAAGCTATGCTGGAAGAGTTAAGCAAATTATTACTGGTTCCGTTGGACTGGACGATTGGGAATGGGGAGTAACATTGTTCTCAGAAGATGCACTTCAGTTCAAGAAACTTGTCTATGAGATGCGTTTTGACGAAGTGAGTGCTCGTTACGGTGAATTTGGAGCCTTTTATGTGGGCAGTTTGTTGAACGAACAATCTTTCGAAAATATGTTGAAGTTATAA
- the uvrC gene encoding excinuclease ABC subunit UvrC — translation MDHLIHSEQEKERAQEHIRDKLALLPDLPGCYLMKNNEGTIIYVGKAKVLKNRVRSYFTGSHNGKTQLLVSEIRDFEYIVTGSNIEALILECNLIKEHQPRYNILLKDDKTFPYIKITNEQHPRLEVTRRVLKDKAKYFGPYPNAYAAQQTKRLLDRMYPLRKCSAKQKEPCLYYHLGQCLACGPDEVIQATYDQIIQEISSFLNGGHEIIKKELQRKMLEASEDLYFERAKELRDQIINIDTIMEKQKITTSDARDRDVLGFAVDKGWMCVQILYMRQGKMIHRHASVFPFYSEAYSDFMTYVTQYYLDNPALPQEILLPQLNEEVVDSEPESEATVISEVDDNSSGLIDDTRIEEDIQSSLLAGGLDAANVVTSLQEWLGIKVYVPQRGTKKRLIGMAIENAKVALNEKFRLIERDEERTSIAATNLGQAIGIHSLHRIEAFDNSNIQGTNPVSAMIVFIDGKPEKKEYRKYKIQTVIGPDDYNTMREVIRRRYERVLKENLEMPDLIVVDGGKGQISAAMDVLENELGIFTPVCGLVKDVKHRTSQLMIGEPPVTIQLPRDSQEFFLLQRIQDEVHRFAITFHREQRAKSMVTSQLDAIPGVGEKRRKLLLKHFGSLKKIREASVEDFRSLSIGEKLASQIIAALQEES, via the coding sequence ATGGACCATTTGATTCATTCTGAACAAGAGAAAGAGAGGGCTCAAGAACATATTCGAGATAAGCTAGCTCTATTACCGGACCTTCCTGGATGTTATTTAATGAAGAATAACGAAGGGACTATAATATACGTTGGGAAGGCTAAAGTGCTTAAGAATCGGGTACGCTCTTATTTTACAGGGAGTCATAATGGGAAAACTCAGTTATTAGTCTCAGAAATTCGAGATTTCGAATATATCGTTACAGGGAGCAATATTGAGGCATTAATTTTGGAATGCAATCTTATTAAAGAACATCAACCACGATATAACATACTATTGAAGGATGATAAGACGTTTCCATATATTAAGATAACGAATGAGCAGCATCCTCGTTTAGAGGTGACAAGACGAGTACTAAAAGATAAGGCGAAGTATTTCGGTCCCTATCCGAATGCATATGCAGCACAGCAGACGAAGAGACTTCTTGACCGCATGTACCCCCTTCGTAAATGCAGTGCGAAGCAAAAGGAACCTTGTCTCTATTATCATCTAGGACAGTGCTTAGCGTGTGGTCCAGACGAAGTAATACAAGCGACATATGACCAAATTATTCAAGAAATTAGTTCCTTCTTAAATGGAGGACATGAAATTATAAAGAAGGAACTCCAACGTAAAATGCTAGAAGCTTCGGAAGATCTCTATTTCGAACGTGCGAAGGAGCTTCGTGATCAGATTATCAATATTGATACAATCATGGAGAAACAGAAGATCACCACTTCAGACGCAAGAGATCGTGATGTACTTGGATTTGCAGTTGATAAGGGTTGGATGTGTGTACAGATTCTCTATATGCGTCAAGGTAAGATGATACATCGTCATGCCTCCGTATTCCCATTCTATAGTGAAGCGTATAGTGACTTCATGACGTATGTAACGCAGTACTACTTGGATAATCCTGCCTTACCGCAGGAAATACTTCTACCTCAGCTAAATGAGGAAGTAGTGGATAGTGAACCAGAATCAGAAGCTACTGTTATATCAGAAGTAGATGATAATTCGAGCGGATTGATCGATGACACCAGAATAGAAGAGGATATTCAATCATCGCTATTAGCAGGAGGACTGGATGCTGCGAACGTTGTTACTTCTCTTCAGGAATGGTTAGGAATAAAAGTATACGTACCTCAACGTGGTACTAAGAAACGGCTAATCGGTATGGCGATTGAGAACGCAAAGGTTGCTTTAAATGAGAAATTCAGACTAATTGAACGTGACGAAGAGCGAACTTCCATTGCTGCAACTAATCTAGGTCAAGCTATTGGTATACATTCATTACACCGAATAGAGGCTTTTGATAATTCTAATATCCAAGGAACAAACCCTGTATCTGCTATGATTGTATTTATTGATGGTAAACCTGAGAAGAAAGAATATAGAAAGTATAAAATTCAAACAGTTATAGGCCCAGATGATTACAATACGATGCGTGAGGTCATTCGACGACGTTATGAGCGTGTATTAAAGGAAAATTTAGAGATGCCTGACCTTATCGTTGTAGATGGTGGGAAAGGGCAAATCTCAGCGGCTATGGATGTGTTAGAGAATGAACTAGGAATATTCACCCCAGTATGTGGGTTAGTGAAGGACGTGAAGCATAGAACTTCGCAGTTGATGATTGGTGAACCGCCGGTAACTATCCAACTCCCTCGAGACAGTCAGGAGTTCTTTCTATTACAACGGATTCAAGATGAAGTGCATCGGTTCGCAATTACTTTCCACCGTGAACAAAGAGCTAAATCTATGGTTACTTCACAGTTAGATGCGATCCCCGGGGTGGGAGAGAAGCGTCGTAAGCTACTATTGAAGCATTTCGGTTCACTCAAAAAGATAAGAGAGGCCAGTGTCGAAGACTTCCGGTCTCTCTCGATTGGTGAGAAACTCGCCTCACAGATTATTGCAGCGCTTCAGGAGGAGTCGTAA
- a CDS encoding DnaD domain protein, with the protein MRIKSLLNYTENHQYYVYRNFCLSSLDDRMLSSIYQPMVGAFAISFYRLLFQQIPIEKIGYSNIDQQRHLFLTLGMEPSESGRKALIEQASKLEAVGLLQTSRIYIPENDDYMYEYELTAPLSPAEFFNTQHLTLLLRDKIGKFAVLSLREKLWAKEPDEWSGATQNKENISLPFYEIFELNTHVIDYELEQALSEVSTTRHSGLQVGEEANILNYADIILRFPKKSNNRQYVEKLRFNFEQMGIVNYVVNKYDLTVQDLCRLLDEDGIFTAEGDIILDELQHQANLHFRQGKKRQEQREVQANKIISIRKAEEKPEGSLQMEHAVQMEYYVEVPMQFKSKCDIHQYNMILRNEPYTKLLKTLFPGAVPDNFIDIFEKIDLSYKLPGEVINILIHYLISLLATGGDQRINRNFVEAIASNMLLKQINTYEKAVQYIKDQSKVKGKQAQSSSGTRNRAYGKPTKMKPEIPVALNNSPAEEVSEEEFEEMMRMAAEIQASKKQG; encoded by the coding sequence ATGCGCATCAAAAGTCTTCTAAATTATACCGAGAACCATCAATACTACGTTTATCGCAATTTTTGCTTGAGTAGCTTGGATGATAGGATGCTAAGTTCCATCTATCAACCGATGGTTGGCGCATTCGCAATTAGTTTTTATCGTCTGTTGTTTCAACAGATTCCTATAGAGAAAATAGGTTATTCCAATATAGATCAACAACGTCATCTATTCTTAACACTTGGAATGGAACCTAGTGAGAGTGGGCGGAAAGCATTAATAGAACAAGCTTCGAAGCTTGAAGCAGTAGGACTTTTACAGACGAGTCGAATCTATATCCCCGAGAATGATGATTACATGTATGAGTATGAGTTAACAGCACCATTATCCCCAGCTGAATTCTTCAACACACAGCACTTGACTCTTTTACTACGTGATAAGATTGGTAAATTTGCAGTTCTATCATTACGTGAGAAGCTTTGGGCAAAAGAACCTGATGAGTGGTCTGGAGCTACGCAGAATAAAGAGAATATCTCATTGCCTTTTTATGAGATTTTTGAATTGAATACTCATGTGATTGACTATGAGTTAGAGCAAGCTCTATCGGAAGTCTCTACGACAAGACATTCAGGACTACAGGTAGGTGAGGAAGCTAATATTCTGAACTACGCAGATATTATTCTTCGTTTCCCGAAGAAATCTAATAATCGACAATATGTTGAGAAGCTACGTTTCAATTTTGAACAAATGGGAATTGTGAATTATGTCGTTAATAAATATGATCTGACTGTTCAAGACCTATGTCGACTACTAGATGAAGATGGAATATTCACTGCAGAAGGAGATATTATTCTGGATGAATTGCAGCATCAGGCTAATCTTCATTTCCGACAAGGGAAGAAAAGACAAGAACAGCGAGAAGTTCAGGCCAATAAGATTATCTCCATCCGCAAAGCAGAGGAAAAACCAGAAGGATCACTTCAGATGGAACATGCAGTGCAAATGGAGTATTATGTTGAAGTTCCAATGCAGTTTAAGTCAAAGTGCGATATTCATCAATATAATATGATACTTCGTAATGAACCTTATACCAAATTACTAAAGACATTATTTCCAGGCGCTGTTCCGGATAATTTTATTGATATTTTTGAAAAGATTGATCTAAGCTATAAGCTACCAGGTGAAGTAATAAATATACTCATACATTATTTGATCTCACTTTTGGCAACAGGTGGAGATCAACGTATTAATCGTAATTTTGTAGAAGCGATTGCCTCGAATATGTTATTGAAACAGATTAATACGTATGAGAAGGCTGTTCAATACATTAAGGACCAATCGAAGGTAAAAGGTAAGCAGGCGCAATCCTCTAGCGGTACACGTAATCGTGCGTATGGTAAGCCGACTAAGATGAAGCCGGAGATCCCTGTGGCACTAAATAACAGCCCTGCCGAGGAAGTCTCAGAAGAAGAGTTCGAAGAAATGATGAGAATGGCTGCCGAAATTCAAGCAAGTAAGAAGCAAGGTTAG
- a CDS encoding HesB/IscA family protein translates to MINISDTASDKLKEMLSEQETPDMFLRLGVQPGGCSGFSYAMGFDDAEAENDIYMNVNDMKIVVDKESIIYLDGLEIDFEESGMSGGFTINNPNASATCGCGSSFRTALDAGKPAAEGEC, encoded by the coding sequence ATGATTAATATAAGTGATACAGCTTCAGATAAACTGAAAGAGATGTTGTCTGAACAAGAAACACCAGATATGTTCCTAAGACTTGGTGTGCAACCAGGTGGTTGCAGTGGTTTCTCATATGCTATGGGATTTGATGATGCCGAAGCAGAGAATGACATATATATGAATGTAAATGATATGAAAATTGTTGTAGATAAGGAAAGCATAATCTATCTCGATGGTCTCGAAATCGACTTCGAAGAATCTGGTATGTCTGGGGGATTCACCATCAATAATCCTAATGCATCTGCTACGTGTGGGTGTGGATCAAGCTTCCGTACGGCACTGGATGCAGGGAAGCCTGCGGCTGAGGGTGAGTGTTAA
- a CDS encoding NAD(P)/FAD-dependent oxidoreductase, with protein MSSIPKIVILGAGYGGILTAQRLQKELKYNEADVTLVNRHDYHYITTHLHMPAAGTDSIENTRIPISNLIDEFKIDLVKSSVQEIRPQEKKIILEDGTLSYDYLVIALGGEPESFGIPGLAEHAMSIRSINSVRLIRKHIEYQFAQYKNERNAQERINFVVGGAGFSGIEFVAELADRIPKLCKEYDVDPHHVNIYNIEAAPTALPGFAPELVDYAMEVLRKKGVTFKMGVAIKECTNEGVLLATGEEIKAATVVWTGGIRGNHMIEAAGFETMRGRVKVDEHLRVPGYENVFIIGDNSLVLNPEGRPYPPTAQIAMQQGVCCAQNVVAMIRKQQLKKFIFSNKGTVASLGKGEGIAVVGQKVLTGWSAAQLKKIVDMRYLLTIGGITLVLKKGRFL; from the coding sequence ATGAGTAGCATACCTAAAATTGTAATTCTTGGTGCTGGTTACGGGGGGATTCTAACAGCACAAAGACTTCAAAAGGAATTAAAGTATAATGAGGCAGATGTTACGTTGGTCAACCGACATGACTATCACTATATTACGACGCATCTTCATATGCCTGCTGCAGGTACAGATAGTATAGAGAATACTCGAATTCCCATCTCGAATTTAATAGATGAATTTAAGATCGACTTAGTGAAATCATCTGTACAAGAAATTCGTCCGCAAGAGAAAAAAATTATTTTAGAAGATGGTACATTATCTTATGATTATCTTGTTATTGCCTTGGGTGGAGAACCGGAAAGTTTCGGTATTCCTGGTCTAGCTGAACATGCGATGTCTATTCGTAGTATTAACTCCGTTCGTTTGATACGTAAACATATTGAGTATCAATTTGCACAATATAAGAACGAGCGAAATGCACAAGAGCGAATAAATTTTGTTGTGGGTGGAGCAGGGTTTAGTGGGATAGAATTTGTTGCAGAGCTTGCTGATCGTATACCTAAGCTATGTAAAGAATACGATGTGGATCCTCATCATGTGAATATTTATAATATTGAAGCAGCTCCAACGGCACTGCCAGGATTCGCACCTGAACTGGTTGATTATGCGATGGAAGTTCTGAGAAAAAAAGGTGTAACCTTTAAAATGGGTGTAGCTATTAAAGAATGTACAAATGAGGGAGTACTTCTTGCAACGGGTGAAGAGATTAAAGCTGCTACGGTTGTATGGACGGGTGGTATTCGTGGTAATCATATGATTGAAGCTGCAGGTTTTGAAACGATGAGAGGCCGTGTCAAAGTAGATGAACATTTACGTGTACCTGGTTACGAAAATGTTTTCATCATTGGGGATAACTCACTGGTATTGAATCCAGAAGGTCGTCCATATCCACCTACCGCACAAATTGCTATGCAACAAGGTGTATGTTGTGCGCAGAATGTGGTCGCTATGATTCGCAAGCAACAACTGAAGAAGTTCATATTCAGTAATAAAGGTACAGTAGCTTCCTTAGGTAAAGGGGAAGGTATTGCAGTTGTAGGCCAAAAAGTGTTAACGGGTTGGTCCGCAGCTCAACTGAAAAAAATTGTGGATATGAGATATTTGTTGACCATTGGTGGCATTACACTAGTACTTAAAAAAGGAAGATTCTTATAA
- a CDS encoding NAD(P)/FAD-dependent oxidoreductase, protein MTSQPIRDELTDLIIIGGGPAGMFAAFYCGMRQASVTLIESMPQLGGQLAALYPEKYIYDVAGFPKVTAQELVNNLNEQLQLFKPNLRLEEKVVSVVKEDERHFIVKTDLGEYHSKSVIITAGVGAFEPRRLEVSGAERFEKTNLHYFVNDLNAFKGKKVLINGGGDSAVDWALMLEPIAEQVTLVHRRDKFRAHEHSVENLMASKVNIVTPSEITELHGDDTINKVVISHVKTKEIQEIEVDDVIINFGFISSLGPIAEWGIDIDNNSIVVDSRMETNIPGIFAAGDVTTYPGKLKLIAVGFGEAPTAVNNAKVYIDPEARLSPGHSSNMKL, encoded by the coding sequence ATGACATCACAACCTATCCGTGATGAATTAACCGACTTAATTATAATTGGTGGCGGGCCTGCTGGTATGTTTGCTGCGTTCTATTGTGGCATGCGTCAAGCGTCTGTAACTCTTATAGAGAGTATGCCACAGTTGGGTGGCCAACTTGCTGCACTTTATCCAGAGAAATACATCTATGACGTCGCTGGATTTCCAAAAGTAACCGCACAGGAATTGGTTAACAACCTGAATGAGCAGTTACAACTTTTCAAACCTAATTTGCGTTTAGAAGAAAAGGTAGTATCCGTTGTTAAAGAAGATGAACGTCACTTCATCGTGAAGACGGATCTAGGTGAATATCATTCTAAATCTGTTATCATCACAGCTGGAGTAGGAGCTTTTGAACCACGAAGACTTGAAGTTTCAGGTGCTGAACGTTTTGAGAAGACGAATCTTCATTACTTTGTGAATGACTTAAATGCCTTTAAAGGTAAAAAGGTACTCATCAATGGTGGCGGAGACTCCGCAGTTGATTGGGCACTCATGCTAGAACCCATTGCTGAACAAGTCACTCTAGTCCATCGTCGTGATAAATTCCGCGCACATGAACATAGTGTTGAGAACCTGATGGCATCCAAAGTTAATATCGTAACACCTTCAGAAATAACTGAATTGCATGGGGATGACACCATCAATAAAGTAGTCATCTCGCATGTTAAAACAAAAGAAATACAAGAGATTGAGGTTGACGATGTTATCATCAATTTCGGTTTCATATCCTCTTTAGGACCCATTGCTGAATGGGGTATCGACATTGACAATAATTCTATTGTTGTTGACTCTCGGATGGAGACTAACATTCCCGGAATATTCGCAGCAGGTGATGTTACTACATATCCAGGGAAGTTAAAGCTCATTGCAGTAGGATTTGGCGAAGCACCAACAGCAGTAAATAACGCCAAAGTATACATCGATCCCGAGGCACGTCTCTCGCCAGGACACAGCAGTAACATGAAGCTGTAG